Part of the Mycolicibacterium mengxianglii genome is shown below.
CCTTCGCCGTGAGTGCGGCAGCCGTGGCGATGAGGCAGACGACGGCAGTGAAGATGCTGATGACCACCCAGCCGCCTTCCTGTACCCCGCCGAGTGCGGTGACGATTGCCGGCGCGAAACCGGCTACCAGGAAGCCCAATTGGGTGCCGATGGCGAGCCCCGAGAATCTGACCTGGGTCGCGAACATCTCGCCGTAGAACGAGGGCCACACCGCGTTGGCCGCCGCGTATCCGAACGAGAAGGTGGCGATCGCCAACGCGAACATCAGCACCGTGTTCTCGCCGCTCATGGACAGCAGGTAGAAGGGCATGAGCGCTGCCGAGGAAAGCGCGCCGTAAATGAACACCGGCTTGCGTCCGATGCGATCTGCGAGCTTGCCGAACAGCGGCTGGGTGAACAGGGCGACGATGTTCGCCACCACGACCAGCCACAACGTCTCGTCAGCGTCGAGGCCCATCTTCTTGCCGTAGGCAATGGCCAGGTTGGCGAACACGGTCGACACCGCGGCGATGAAGGCGCAGAAGATCACCCGGATCACATCGCGCCAGTGGTTGCGCATCAACGGCACCAGTGGCATCCGCGCGATGGTGCCTGCGGCCTTGGCGTCCTCGAATTCCGGCGTTTCGTGCAGGCGCCGACGGATGAAGTAAGCGACCACCACGACGACGGCGCTCAGCCAGAACGGAACCCGCCATCCCCAGGAGTACAGCGCCTCGTCGGGCAGCGCCACGATCGGGATGACGACGATCGACGCGAGGATGAGGCCGCCCTGGGTGCCCGTCAATGTCCACGAGGTGAAGAAGGCTCGCTGGTGGTTGGGGGAATGTTCCAGGGTCAAGGAGCTGGCGCCGGCCTGCTCGCCTGCTGCTGAGAAGCCTTGCAATAACCGGCACGTCACCAGGAGCAGGGGTGCAATTGCGCCGACCGTCGCATACGTCGGCAGGCACCCGATGGCGAACGTCGACACGCCCATCAGGATCAGGGTGAACATCAAGACGTTCCGCCGGCCGATCCGGTCGCCGAAGTGACCGATCACGAAAGCACCGACCGGCCGGGCTATGTAGGCCACACCGAGAGTGGCAAACGACTGCGCCAGCGCAACCGTCTCATTGCCCTCGGGGAAGAAGACCTTCGGGAATACCAGTGCCGCAACGAAACCGAACACGAAGAAGTCGTAGTATTCGACGGCACTGCCCATGAAGCTGGCCAGCGCTGCCTTCTTCGGCGTACGTTCAGGTGCCCCTGTCGGCGTACCGTCGGGCGGACTGCTGTTCGTGATGCTCATGGGTTCCTCCTACATTCCTCGTTGAAGTGGGGTTTGCATCGCGGATTGCTCAGCGAGAGTGCGAAAATGGCGCGACATTCGGCCGGTATCCGGCGTGATCCCGGTGATCAGCTCGAAGGCGATGCTGGCTTGGTGCACGGCCATGTAACCGCCGTCGAGCGTTCGGCAACCAGCCCGGCGTGCCGCGGTGAGCAGCGCGGTGTCCAATGG
Proteins encoded:
- a CDS encoding MFS transporter, producing MSITNSSPPDGTPTGAPERTPKKAALASFMGSAVEYYDFFVFGFVAALVFPKVFFPEGNETVALAQSFATLGVAYIARPVGAFVIGHFGDRIGRRNVLMFTLILMGVSTFAIGCLPTYATVGAIAPLLLVTCRLLQGFSAAGEQAGASSLTLEHSPNHQRAFFTSWTLTGTQGGLILASIVVIPIVALPDEALYSWGWRVPFWLSAVVVVVAYFIRRRLHETPEFEDAKAAGTIARMPLVPLMRNHWRDVIRVIFCAFIAAVSTVFANLAIAYGKKMGLDADETLWLVVVANIVALFTQPLFGKLADRIGRKPVFIYGALSSAALMPFYLLSMSGENTVLMFALAIATFSFGYAAANAVWPSFYGEMFATQVRFSGLAIGTQLGFLVAGFAPAIVTALGGVQEGGWVVISIFTAVVCLIATAAALTAKETKDVPTAQLGDKTPGSARQLVDH